The following are encoded in a window of Helicobacter anatolicus genomic DNA:
- a CDS encoding PLP-dependent aminotransferase family protein, translated as MRLEFLHNYPINHEANSLLMQEDFPNRSIFIQKKDYKEELAQKFGAKFAFPIGFDVFGLLGFFCFLGKKIAYGIGNHQQIFLAAKNKNGKKIALKKDTGEIDFESLEEAIREGCEVFVLPSINQDIFSRNDCKKVLLFLQEKCKDFILVIDVTLSVSLGEFDRVDDDRVFYLLQGENLGLLRNFGMVFTQRDIEIPFVLQNERIYEAFLLALEKRIKIKPWSKKEFFAICRENLGDKVGLFTPLENSATNTLALRFDKIKARVLLQDLFIQNIYGANGQECLFGLFRPSFVLQEMGYLQDESRELLALSAAEILDIREVANRICESYLQITTLGI; from the coding sequence ATGAGGCTAGAGTTTTTACATAATTATCCAATAAATCATGAGGCAAATTCCTTGCTTATGCAAGAAGATTTTCCTAATCGCAGTATTTTTATCCAAAAAAAAGATTATAAAGAGGAATTAGCACAAAAGTTTGGGGCAAAATTTGCCTTTCCTATAGGGTTTGATGTTTTTGGACTTTTGGGATTTTTTTGCTTTTTAGGTAAGAAAATTGCGTATGGGATTGGAAATCATCAACAGATATTTTTGGCAGCAAAAAATAAGAATGGTAAAAAAATTGCACTCAAAAAAGATACTGGGGAAATAGATTTTGAGAGCTTAGAAGAGGCTATTAGGGAGGGTTGTGAGGTTTTTGTTTTACCCAGCATTAATCAAGATATTTTTAGTCGCAATGATTGTAAAAAAGTGTTGTTATTTTTGCAAGAAAAATGCAAGGATTTTATTTTAGTGATTGATGTTACGCTTAGTGTAAGTTTGGGGGAGTTTGATAGGGTTGATGATGATAGAGTGTTTTATCTTCTACAGGGGGAGAATTTAGGATTGCTTCGTAATTTTGGAATGGTTTTTACACAAAGGGATATAGAAATTCCTTTTGTTTTGCAAAATGAGAGGATTTATGAGGCGTTTTTATTAGCATTAGAAAAAAGAATAAAGATAAAACCTTGGAGTAAAAAAGAGTTTTTTGCAATTTGTAGGGAAAATTTGGGTGATAAGGTAGGATTATTTACCCCTTTAGAAAATAGTGCTACAAATACTTTGGCATTGCGTTTTGATAAGATTAAAGCAAGGGTGTTATTACAAGATTTATTTATACAAAATATCTATGGTGCAAATGGGCAGGAATGTTTGTTTGGATTATTTCGTCCTTCTTTTGTGTTGCAAGAAATGGGATACTTGCAAGATGAAAGTAGGGAACTTTTAGCATTAAGTGCGGCAGAAATTTTGGATATAAGAGAAGTGGCAAATAGAATTTGTGAGAGTTATTTGCAAATCACAACACTA